The Macaca thibetana thibetana isolate TM-01 chromosome 5, ASM2454274v1, whole genome shotgun sequence genomic sequence AGGGGCCGCGCATAGCTCGGACTACAGCATGTGGAGGAAGAACCAGTACGTGAGCAACGGACTGCGCGACTTTGCGGAGCGTGGCGAGGCCTGGGCGCTGATGAAGGAGATCGAGGCGGCGGGGGAGGCGCTGCAGAGCGTGCACGCGGTGTTCTCGGCGCCCGCAGTCCCCAGCGGCACCGGGCAGACGTCGGCGGAGCTGGAGGTGCAGCGCAGGCACTCGCTGGTGAGCTCGGGGCTAGCCGGGGGCGGGGGCCAGGGGACAGGGGCCGGGCGCGCTGAGCCGCCGTCGCCGCAGGTCTCGTTCGTGGTGCGCATCGTGCCCAGCCCGGACTGGTTCGTGGGTGTGGATAGCCTGGACCTGTGCGACGGGGACCGCTGGCGGGAACAGGCGGCGCTGGACCTGTACCCCTACGACGCCGGGACGGACAGCGGCTTCACCTTCTCCTCCCCCAACTTCGCCACCATCCCGCAGGACACGGTGACCGAGGTGAGTGGGCGCCCCGCGTGCGCAAGGGCCACTGTGGCCCCCGCGGTGGGGACGGGGCTGGGGCCTGGCTGCGCCCTAGCCTCCCAGCCCAGGACAGCTGCCTGCGGCTTTTGTGTGGAAGAGGCTGTTTCTAGCGCCAGCGGTGAGCAAGGGGGTGCAGCTCCCCCCATACTCCCCCAGCCCGGAGTCGCAGCACCGCAGGCAGGAGAGCAGGATGCGCCTCCTGAGGAGGCCGCCCCTTCCTGGCCTCGGTTTCCAGCCCCTGTTCCATGGGACGGCTGAGCGGAGCACATGGGACCCTGTCCCCCACTGTGGCGCAGAGGGTGTGCTGGACGCTGGGTAGTGGCCCCAGTAAGGCCATACCTATAACAGAAGGTCAGCTTCTTGGACCCCAGGCcaacctcctcttccttttccccagATAACATCCTCCTCTCCCAGCCACCCAGCCAATTCCTTCTACTATCCGCGGCTGAAGGCCCTGCCTCCCATCGCCAGGGTGACGCTGGTGCGGCTGCgacagagccccagggccttCGTCCCTTCCGCCCCAGTCCTGCCCAGCAGGGACAATGAGATTATAGACAGCGCCTCAGGTAACGGCCTCCTTCCCATTCTGCAGGTGGCAGGGGGGAGCTGGCAGTGGAAAGTGCCCACAGCAGAGCCCAGGGACCTCGTCCCTCCAGCGGGCAGAGGCGCTGAGGTTCAGAGGGAAACTCAGTGTCTGCCACGGCCTCCTCCCGTGAGGGAGAAGCCACGGCTCACACCCCACAGGACATATGGGTCACACGGGACACACAGCAGCCCTGAACCCTGCCACAGGGCCACCACCAAACCCGAATCTAAGGCTCTGAGAAATTCCAAGTAGGAATTCCTGGCCTGTACTGCAAGATGGTGCTAACTGAGAAGATTCAGGATTCTGTTCGTTCCAACACTGAAGATGTAACTCTTCCACATTATTTGCAGTTGAAAGCATCTTACAGGGCCACTGCTtagaggaaagaatgaaaggagGCTCCAGACAGTACATGAGAGACTCTGTTCTGTCAGACACGCACCACGGGTGACCTGTGTGTCACAGCTGACAAGGAAGCTTGCTAGGATGGCCCTGTCTGTGTGGCCACCAGGTGACAGCTGTGCTGCAGGGCACCTGTGGGGGTCTCAGGACCCGGCCACCACACAGCTCAGGGCTGTACTCACAAGCGCCTTGGTGTGGGGCGGGACAGGTGCTGATGAGCGTTCCCCTAGCTCTTCCAGGCACCTGCTGGACAGGGCAGGCTGGGAACGCTGGGGCTGAGTGGCAGTTCCCTCCCCGCCTAGCTGAGTGGCGGCCACTGTCCCCACGGAGCACCTTGCTGGGTCATGGGTTGGGGCCCGTTGGCTCTGGGTCTCTGGGTCTCCCCTGATGTGGGTGTGGGAGAGTCAGGGTAGGCCCCAGACAAGAGTGGACTTCAGACTTTACCGAGGAGGAACTGAGCCCACCAACCTGGCCATGGGCCCCATCATCCTACACCTTGCTGGCTGGAGTTGAGGCAGGTATGGGGCCGCCCCCcacacccctgcctcccaagctGTGTGGTAGGGACAGATGTCATCTTGAGGAGCAGCGGTAATTACAAGCTTACTGTCAGCCGTCCCTGGAGGCAAGGGCCAGGTCAGGTCAGACAGGAGGTGGTGAGCTCCCCACGGCTGGCGGGAACCACTCCCCAGACAGAGGCTGTGCCCAGTCCTGGGTCCCTCCTCCTCATTTGGGATGAACTGGGCTTCCCTGCGCCAGCCTCAGTGCTGCCCCTGCCCAGTTCCGGCTTGGCCTCCTCACTCATTTGTCCAAGTGGATGCCGCATTCCAAGCAGATGTGCCCAAGCCACTTACCCAACAGGCAACGTGCCAGCACTGTCTGTGCTGTGCGGCTAGTCTGGTGGGAAGAGACTCTGTAGGCAGAGGGTCCAGAGAGGTGCGGTTTGCACCACCTTCGGGGTCACTGGGCCTCAGTGGGCAGGGGAGCACGCGGCCAGTGCCCTGGGCCAGGAGAGGGATAAAGTCAGCAGCCAGGAGAAGGATAAAGCAGCATTGCAGGGGAACGGTGCTGTGAGCTCTGAGCAGGAGGCAGGACATGGAGAGGAGGGTGGAAAGGGGACAGAGCCAGCTGTGCCTGCCAGGGGACCACAGCGAGGAGCTGGTGATAAGGAGACCCGTCTAGAGAGTTCCACCCAAACAGTGCCTGAGCAGGATCAAGCCGAGCACCTTCCCTCCCCAGTGTTCCTGGGAAGCGCCACTGTGAGGCATGATACCCCATCCCAGGGCGCTGCAGGCATCGTGGCTTCGAGAAGGACAGCCACTCCCACCAGCCCCCTCTGGTGCTTCCTGCACCCGCCTGCATGCTGGCCTGCTTCTGTTCCCTCGTGCCCTCGCGGCTCTCTCCCCAGCACCCGCCGTGCTGGCCCTGTGGGGACAGAGCACAGACCACTGCCCACAAGGGTCTCTCCTGTGACTTTTGGCTTCCCAAGGGCAGAGGCTGGGACTGGCATGTGGTGGCTGGCACTGAGGAGGCTCTGCCAGGTCCACGCCAGGCCAGCCTGGCTCCGCTCTGGCTTCCTGCTCACACGCTGGACGCCTGTCCCCAGGCCTCCTCCTCACAGGACGCTTGCGGTGCGGCCCTCGCTGCAGAACAGGCACTGTAAGCGCTCACTGACTCCTCATCGCAGCGAGGGCAGGGGTGCTGCCACCATCCTGGTTTCACTGAGGAAGCCGGGGAGTGCCGGGATCTCCCAGCAGCTATGTGTGCTCCCCAGGTGGGCTGCCCGGGGCCCTGGCTCTCTGGCGTCTACACCAGTGCCCCTGTGAAGCCTCAGCACCCGAGGTCTTTGCAAGCCCTGTTCCCGCCTCTCTGGAGAGGGCTGCTCCAGGTGTGGGCCTGGCCAGGGCTGCCCGACCATTCCAGGCACTGCACCTGCACACCAACCCTCTTCTCCACTCTCTTTCATCCTTCAGTAGCCACAAAGCTGGCAGCAGGGTGCTCGCAGATTTGTGAGGGGGAGCATGGCAGAGTGAGGTGGGGCTCCTGGCCTCCTCCAGGGCTGCCTGCTCTGGGCCACACAGCCAGAGAAACACTGTCCGTCTGTCTGGCTTGGCCTGTGAGGTGCAAAAGAGGTGTTTTCACTTTGATTTGGAAAAATGGAAATTACCAAGTGACTTAACCATAACACCAAatgatggtttttaaatttatgaaaattatggTACCAGATGGGACACAGGGAAACGAGAAGGATACTGAAATATCTGAGTCCCGTGGGGGTCCAGGTCCCCCAAGACAGACAGCGAATCCGCTGCCCCTGTCTGTTATTCCGGTAAATGTAGCAGCTGGGTCCAGGCTGGGACAGAGCAGCTTTCTACAGCAGGGGTGTCCGCCCTCTCCTGGGGTTCCTAGGGAGGTGCCTGGGGCCTCTTACTCTGCCACGATGTGGGAGTTCCAACACCACAGAGACTTGAGCGGCAGCTCCGGCTCTTCCATAGAAACGCGCAACTCCAGTCCTTGGGTTGCGTCCGAGGTTGCCGCTCACTCTGCGACTGTGCCGAGAAACGCAGGTGCCCCCGGAGTGTGGGCGTGGCCTCTGATGAACGCACACGTTGGTGGGAGGGGCTTCTGTTGGTACGAAGCGCCTCTTCACGCGAGCGTTCACCTCCGTCTCTCCTGTGCTTCGTCCAGTTCCAGAAACGCCGCTGGACTGCGAGGTCTCCCTGTGGTCGTCCTGGGGACTGTGCGGAGGCCCTTGTGGGATGCTGGGGGCCAAGAGCAGGACTCGCTACGTCCGGGTCCAGCCCGCCAACAACGGGAGCCCCTGCCCCGAGCTCGAAGAAGAGGCTGAGTGCGTCCCTGATAACTGCGTCTGAGACCAGAGCCCCGCAGCCCCTGGGGCCCCCGGAGCCGTGGGGTGTCGGGGGTTCCCGTGCAGGCTCGTGCTGTAGGCGGCCGAGGGCACGGGGGGGCTCGCGCTGCTCCTGACCGCGGTGAGGCCGCGCCGACCCCCTCTGCACTGAAGGGCCCTCTGGTGGCCGGCAGGGGCATTGGGAAACAGCCTCCTCCTTTCCTATCCTTGCTTCTGGGTCCCCATGTCCCGTCTGCTCTCAGCCTCCTCCTTCTGCATAAAGTCATCCCCAAGGCTCCGTCTACTCTAAATTATGTCTCCTTATAAGTTATTGCTGCTCCAGGAGATCGTCCTTCATTGTCCAGGGGCCTGGCTCCCACGTGGTTGCAGATACCTCAGACCTGGTGCTCTAGGCTGTGCTGAGCCCACTCTGCCGAGGGTGCATCCAAGCGGGGGCCACTTGAGAAGTGAATAAATGGGGCAGTTTCGGGAACTTCTGTGTTTTCATGTTATGGATCTCTTTGCATTTGAATAAAGACTATCTCTGTTCCTAACAAATGTGCTGGCTGTCCCCACACTTGTTCTGGGCCCTGTGCAATGCAGGGACACCTGGTGTGTGCTAATGGGGGACACACGTTCAGAAGGTGCCTGGTGATCTATCTGGGCCATGAGGCGcatactctgtgtgtgtgggagggaagCTTGAGACCCACAGGTCTCCCCACAACAGAGGCCACCCCTGGCCCACAGGATTTCAGAAGACAGCAAATGGCGTGTCAGATGCATCCACAAACCCAGAAGGCAGGCGCCTGCCCACAGGACGATCAGAAGCTCAGAGGAGGGGCTCCTCAAGATCCGGACGAGGCCCCAGAAGCCGTCACTCTGGCCCCTCCTTTGTGGGAGCAGCTTGTATTGCTGCTGCTCATGGGGGGCCACTGACCACCAAGACCCTCACAGCCCATCAGGCCACCAGCAGATACCTCCTGGGACCTGAGCTCAGAGGCCCCAACCTCAAATATGTCCCCAGGGGCTCACTGTGATCTGCCGTGGCCCTCCCCACCAGTGCCACTCTCCTGGTGGAACCCCAGGGCCCTCCTAGCGCCTGGGCCAGAGCTGTGTGTGGTTTGAGGATGGAAATGCTTGGGAGATGGCTGCTTCTTCAGTCCTCTCCCAGTGACTAGAAGGTGGGGGCTCATTTCCCTCACCCTGAGGCCTGGGAGACGACCCTTCCTTGTAACTAGCTAAGGCCCTCCAGCCCTGCTGCTTCTAGAACCAGATCCCAGTACCAGCTCCCACCACCCTACACGCCATCCCCGCCCAccatctttgaaaacaatgaacgTAAGCCCAAGCTCACGGGCGAGTGAGTTCTGAGGTTACGTGGAGATCTGAAAAACCCCGGACTTAAACTTTTCTTAAGGTTCCCGGGACTGATAATGCCAGGAGGCCCCTGAAGGAATGGTCATAAATCCTGCGTAAAGATCACACTGTGTACTTGGAACTCAGAGGGTCCCCAGGAATATGAACCCACAATCGGAACCCACAAAACGCACAGAACACCAGCCCTGATGCTCCTGAGTCAGAGCACGTGGCAAACTCCACAGTCGGAGCCACCGGGCCACTGGGGCTGGCGTGACCAGGAGAAGATGCTGACCGAGTTAACCTCGCCAGGAGCTCTAAACTCAGAGACACCAGAGCAGCACAAAGGGGTGGTGCATCGAAGCCTTGACAGATGGACACAACACTCCAGTCAAAGGGCAGAGACTGCAAGAGCAGACTCACAGAACCATGCACTACTGTGGAGCCTGTGAAGTCCTGTAGGAACACTgaaaggctggggaaggggatgcGGTGGAGACTCCTGCAAACACCCGCATccacctgccctccctcctgGAGCATGGAGCTGGGGGGCCCTGGGGCGGGACAGGAGTCACTTTTCCCTCCTGGAGCATGGAGCTGGGGGGCCCTGGGGTGGGACAGGCGTCACTTCGGGGCCGGAACATTCACTGCCCAGGTGAGAGGCTATCGTGCTCTCTCCCGGCCTCAGGGACCCCAGGGTATGTGTTGACGTAGGTGCCATCACAGAAGTCTCTGGAGCCCCCATGCCACCAGGATGGACAGTGTTGTTTTGAGGCACTGAGATTTGAGGGAGACCAATGGGGAGCGCCATCCGGTAATGGAATGCTGTGTGAGGAATCCCACGGGGGCCACCTGGCCAGAGGGTGGGTCAGACGGGACCTACGTGGCTGCCCTCGCCTGAATGAGGTGGGGAGCACGGGAAGGCGCAGAGTGCAGAAACAGCATCGCATCAGTGGCCGCCATCTTGAAAGCAGTGAGTAGTGGGTATGGAcaggaaaaaggagaggagaagccCCTGCAATCGTCCCGAAAGAGGGAGGTGTGGGCCTCAGCAACACCCATGGGAATGGTAAGAAATGGATGAGTCTGGGTTTGTTTTGATGAAAAGGCAACATGAATACTTACAGACCTGCGTTTAACATGCCTCCCAGAGACACCAAAGCAGTTGACCCCATCCTAGTTTCAGGAAGGCCTTGACCCAACTGGGTCAGCATGGGGAGCCAGGGGGGCAGTGAGCAAGTGAGGGCAAGTTCACACCTGAGGGTCCCATTCGTGGTCTGTAGCCTCCCGTACGCTGAGCTGCCACAGGTGGACGGGGGGCACCTGGGACAGAAGGAGGGGCCCCACACCTGCACTGAGACTGCATGCCACTCATATTAGTGGGACATGGCTATGCTGGGCTCCAGGGGGCTGCTGGGCCTACGGGGTGGGGGTTGGCCCAGCCCAGCGTGCCGAGGAGAAGTGGTTGGCAGTCCAGTGTCCAGGCCACAGGAGGATGATCATGGAATGGCCCACTGTGCTCAGCAACAACACACGGGCCATGGGGACTGGGGCTGAGGGGTCTGTGGCACTGGGGGAGGAAGACGAAGGGTAGAACATGGAGAAGTCCCGCCATACTCCACTGGAGCTGCAGAAGAGGGTGTGTGGATGGCACAAACCAGACGCCTGCCTTGGCACTCTCAGGGGACACCCTCCACCCACAGAATGGCGGAATGGGATGGAGCCAGCTCTGAGACACTGCCCCTTTCATAAGATGCAGGGAGGACTCTACTTTCTACCCCCACttctaaaaataagcaaacaaacacattGAGGCTAGAGCAAGGAGGTGGTGTCAGGCCAAAGAAACAAACTCATGAGCAGCTGGGAGAGACAGGGCTCCTGAGGGCTGCTGTGAGCTTGGCCAGCAGAAGAGTGAAAAGGTGAACTCGGCCCCCCACACAGAGAGGCACCCTCGAGGCCAGCAATGCCCTGTGATATAGGAAAGGACAGGAGCGATTCTCTCCACAGGACCTTTCCCAGTCCCTAGTGTGAGCCCCAACCATCAAAATCAGGCAACGAGCGCAACACgaagattaaataaatgagaaaacaagtcGCTATAATTGAAagccagggggaaaaaaaaaaaaaagggaacagatTCAGACACCCAAGCTCTCAGATAATTAACTTGTcagaaatgtaatataaaatagaacaaaaatgaacaaacaacaagGGGGATTAGAAACAAACAGAtacatttggaaaggaaaaattataaaatgaggaaGCCTTAGTCAGAGAGTTGGAGAGCTAATTAGCATAGCTGAATgaagaattagtgaactggaagatCTAGCTGAGGGTATCAGGCAGAATGCAGCACAGAGAGACAGGAAATGGGAAATTTCACAAAGATATGGAAGACAAGATGGAaagttctaaaatgttttaaatcagaGACTCTAAGGGAGATAATAGGGAGAGTAGAGAAGAGACAATGTTTAAAGAGAAAATAGTGCAAATTTACAGCACtggttaaaattaaaagctatCTCCAGAAACAGAAAGCACAATATATTCCAAAGAGGAGAAACGAAAGCAGCCGCTGCCCATGCACAGTATATTGAAACTGGTGAAcactaaacacaaagaaaaaagctTCAAAGGACCCAAAGGAATGTACAGATTGCTTACAAAGGAACATCTGTTGAATGACAGCTACTTCCTAACTGCCCAAAGGGAGTCAGAAGGCAGTTAGATAATACTTTTGAAATGTTGAGAGAAATTAACTGTCAACCCAGGGCTGAGAACTCAGCAACATCTTTCAAGAATGAGGGCAAAATGCAGACATTTTCAGATTAACAGAAACTGAAGAATCTTAATACCAAGATAATGACACTGAAAATTTCTAAAGGGTGTAGTTCAGGGTGGAGGAAAATTATCCCAAAAGGATGGTCTGAGATTTGAGGAATggtaatacaaatattttaaaatctctccaATAACAAAAGTATAAATTCcccaaagatggagaaaaaaataacagcaaaattagaaaagttaaaaagcagcGGTAAAGTGAGAGCTGATCATCAGGGCTGAGGGAAACAAATCCTAAACTGGAAGTTTAGGTTCACAAATTCAAGtaactagccaggcacagtggctcacgcctgtaatcccagcactttgggaggctgagacaggtgaatcacttgaggtcaggagtttgagacctgcctggccaacatggtgaaactccatctctactaaaaatacaaaatcagttgggcgtggtggcaggtgcctgtaatcccagctgctcaggaggctgaggcaggagaatcgcttgaacccaggaagcaggttgcagcgagctgagattgcaccattgcaccccagcctgggcaacagagtgagactccatctcaaaaaaaaaaaaacacccaaattcAAATAACTGGGCAAATTTGTAACCACAGAATCTTTAAAAGCACAGGGAATTGTCAGTTCCAAATACATTTATTACCAGATTCTATAATGTCATAGTATAATTTTGGTACAggataatgctgacctcataaaatgaatcCAAGTGCTCTCTTCTCTTTGTGAAAAACGGGTATTAACTTTTTCATAAACGTTTTATAGAATATTTCACAGAATTCACTAGTGAGGCCATTGGGCCTAGAATTTTCTTTGTGGGAggagtttttaattataaataaaatttatttcgaTTCTTTATTAGATTGAATTTATTaggctattaaaattttttttcttgtgaaagtTTTTGTAATTTGTGCTTTTgaagaatttgtctatttcatctaaattgtcaAATGTATTGGCATGACTCATTCACAAAattcttttaagacagggtctccctctgtcgtcaggctggagtgcagtggcacagtcactgcttactgcagtctcagcctcctgggttcaagccatcctcccaccttagtctcctgagtagctgggactacaggtaccccccaccacacccagctgattttttattgttttgtagcaacaaggtctcactacgatgtccaggctggtctcgaactcctaaactcaagtgataTCCATCTTCCTTAGACTCctgaaatgctgagattacagacatgagctacacCGGCCcataacatttctttattatcctCTTATTATCTGTAGAATTTATAACGATATCCCCTTTCATTCTGATATTGGTAACTTgtggtttttctccttctcccctgATCAGACTtaccaattttattgatctttcaaagaaccagttttggTTTCATTAGCTTTCTCTAGTGTTTGCTCATTTTGTTTCAGTGACTTCCAcactttacttttactttttcttccatCAATCTTtaacatttccttccttcttactttgggtttaatttgcttttccttttgtagTTTATTAAGGTAGAAGTTTAGGTCAcagattttaaacttttcttcttttctaatataagctttttttttttttttttgtggagacagagtctcactctgttgcccaggctggagtgtggtggtatgatctcggctcactgcaacctctgcctcccgggttcaagtgattctcctgtctcagcctcccaagtagctgggactacaggcacatgtcaccatgcctggctaatttttaaatttttaaaatagagatagtgtcttactacattgcccaggctggtcacaaactcaaTATAGGTATTTAAAGGTagaaatttccctttaaaaattgttttagctacataccacaaatgaaatatattttcattgcaaTTCAATTAAAATACTTCCTATCTTCCCTGTGACATCTTCTCTGATACATGATTTAAAACtgtgtttaatttctaaatatttggaatttctcatatatgttttattactgatttctaattcaaTATTATGGTTAGGAACAtattctgtatgatttcaacCCTTGTAAATTTATCAATACTATTTTATAGCTCCAAGTTAAGACCTAATCTTAGCAAATATTCCCTGTGCATCTTGTCATGCCCAAGTGTGGCGTTTCATTAATGTTAGTTTGCTCAAGTTGGGTCATATTGGTTGATGGCATTGTTCAGGTCTTCACTATCGCTACTGATTTCCCTTTATTTGTTCTATTATTAAGAGAATTGCTGAcatctccaactataattgtaGATGTAGCTCTTTCTCCTTCAATTCTGGCAATTTTTGTTTCATGAATTTAGAAGCTTTATTATtaaggtacatatatatttaaggtagtTCCCATTTATATTATGAAATGCTCCTTTATCTCCggtaatcttttatttaaaagtctaCCTTGCCCGACACTAATATTGGCACTCCAACTTCTTGGATTAGAGTTTGCAAggaatatctttttaaaagtcaatttcttATAGACGATATTTatttgggtcttgcttctttactGGTCTGATAATCTCTGCCTTTATGTCATTCATATCTAATGGACTTAATTGATATCATCAGATTTAAATctaccattttcatttttattttctcatgttttcttttcttgcatataattttatttttgagccatGTAAATGTtttgcataattaaaaataaaaataaagtgaaatttaaaaaggcaaaatgactaaattgtaaatattgaaaacaaactgacacaaatgaaatatattttatatgaaaataaagtaattaCTTCAATAACTTTAAATGGTGTTTTTGTGCATATATCCCTGGGAAAAGACTAAAGAGAATGGCAAAGAAATCTTAGATGGCAGTTAGTAGTCTTTCTGATAATAGCAAATGTTGGTGTGGCTCTTTTGAAACTCTTGCAGGCACCCCCGCTTTACTGTACTTTGCTtcattgtgctttgcagatactgtGTTCTTTACAAATGGAAGGTTTGAGGCAACCTTGAACTGAGCAAGTCTGTCAGCGCCATTTTCCAACAGAACGTGCTCAcgtcatgtctctgtgtcacgcTTCGGTAACTGCCACAGTATGTCAgtgtattttatcattattatatctgttatgatgatcTGTGATCAGCAATCTTTGTTGTTACTGTTGAAACTGTTTTAGGATGCCACCAACTATACCCACGTAAGATGGCAAATGTAGtagataaatgttgtgtgtggtCTGACTACTCCAATGACTGTCCATTGCctcatttccctctctctcctcgagtctccctatttcctgagataacactaatattgaaattaggccaccTAGtaaccctacagtggcctctaagtgttcaagtgaaaggaggaGCCATCGTCTCTCTCTTGAAATCAAAGGCTAGAAATGATTAACAtaaagctgagataggctgaaagctaggcctcttgtgccaaacagtcagccaagttgtgaatacaaagaaaaaaatattgttattttttgagacagggttttgctctgtcacccaggctggagtgcagtggcatgatcatagctcgctgtaaccttgaactcctgggctcaagggatcctcctgcttcagcctccaaaccagctaggactacaggcatgcgcccagttaattttttttttttttaatgtattctttgttgagacaaggttttgctttgttgcttggtctggtctcaaactcctggcct encodes the following:
- the LOC126954832 gene encoding spondin-2, producing the protein MENPSPAAALGRALWALLLATLGAAGLPRGGESVCSARAPAKYSITFTGKWSQTAFPKQYPMFRPPAQWSSLLGAAHSSDYSMWRKNQYVSNGLRDFAERGEAWALMKEIEAAGEALQSVHAVFSAPAVPSGTGQTSAELEVQRRHSLVSFVVRIVPSPDWFVGVDSLDLCDGDRWREQAALDLYPYDAGTDSGFTFSSPNFATIPQDTVTEITSSSPSHPANSFYYPRLKALPPIARVTLVRLRQSPRAFVPSAPVLPSRDNEIIDSASVPETPLDCEVSLWSSWGLCGGPCGMLGAKSRTRYVRVQPANNGSPCPELEEEAECVPDNCV